The proteins below come from a single Geobacillus thermoleovorans genomic window:
- a CDS encoding ABC transporter substrate-binding protein yields MGKTKWMAALGITTMLFGSLLAGCGGGEKSEKANGGSKQGEKVEVTLAGWGGNPTEQKLLKQTLDDFEKKYPNIKVKYEVIADQYMDVIKTRLAGGQGPDVFYLDAFEAPALIETGALEPLDKYVTDDFDINDFEKPMLDAFKGKDGKIYGFPKDYSTLALFYNKKMFEEAGVEVPKTWDELREVAKKLTKGKQVYGFGVAPELARLYYIAESKGGKVVTDNKASFADPKVVEALQPIVDMHLKDKSAAQPNEVGATWGGEMFGQGKAAMVIEGNWAIPFLQETFPNLEFGTAEIPTINGKKTTMAYTVAYVMNKDSKKKEAAWKLIEYLTGKEGMKTWTSKGYALPTRKSVAAELGFDKDPLRAPLVAGASYATVWQNGTNLPIITNNFNNQFVSAFLGERPLAEALKEAQKTANSEIESK; encoded by the coding sequence ATGGGCAAAACAAAGTGGATGGCAGCGCTAGGCATCACAACGATGCTGTTTGGCAGCCTTTTGGCCGGTTGCGGCGGTGGTGAGAAAAGTGAGAAGGCAAACGGGGGGAGTAAGCAAGGCGAGAAAGTAGAAGTCACGTTAGCTGGCTGGGGCGGCAATCCAACGGAGCAAAAGTTGTTGAAACAAACGTTGGATGATTTTGAAAAAAAATATCCCAACATTAAGGTCAAGTATGAAGTCATTGCCGACCAGTATATGGATGTCATCAAAACCCGTTTAGCGGGTGGGCAAGGGCCGGATGTGTTTTATCTTGATGCATTTGAAGCCCCAGCTCTGATTGAAACAGGGGCGCTTGAGCCGCTTGACAAATATGTAACGGACGATTTTGACATTAACGATTTTGAAAAACCGATGCTTGATGCGTTTAAAGGGAAAGATGGAAAAATTTATGGGTTCCCGAAAGACTATTCGACGCTAGCACTGTTTTACAATAAAAAGATGTTCGAAGAAGCGGGTGTTGAAGTCCCGAAAACTTGGGACGAACTGCGGGAAGTGGCGAAGAAGCTGACAAAAGGGAAACAAGTATACGGATTTGGCGTTGCTCCGGAACTGGCTCGCTTATACTACATTGCTGAATCCAAAGGCGGCAAAGTTGTGACAGATAATAAAGCGAGCTTCGCTGATCCGAAAGTAGTCGAGGCGCTCCAGCCGATCGTTGATATGCACTTAAAAGATAAGTCGGCAGCCCAACCTAATGAAGTTGGGGCTACATGGGGCGGCGAGATGTTCGGTCAAGGCAAGGCGGCCATGGTCATTGAAGGAAACTGGGCGATTCCGTTCCTGCAAGAGACGTTCCCGAACTTAGAATTTGGAACGGCTGAAATTCCAACGATCAACGGCAAAAAAACGACTATGGCTTATACGGTTGCCTATGTCATGAACAAAGATTCGAAAAAGAAAGAAGCCGCTTGGAAGCTGATCGAGTATTTGACAGGAAAAGAAGGAATGAAAACATGGACGAGCAAGGGATACGCTTTGCCGACGCGGAAATCGGTCGCTGCTGAATTGGGATTTGACAAAGATCCGCTGCGTGCACCGCTTGTCGCTGGCGCATCGTATGCGACCGTATGGCAGAATGGAACGAACTTGCCGATTATTACGAATAACTTCAATAACCAATTTGTCAGCGCTTTCCTCGGTGAACGTCCGCTTGCTGAAGCGTTGAAAGAAGCACAAAAAACGGCGAACAGCGAAATCGAAAGCAAATAA
- a CDS encoding carbohydrate ABC transporter permease — translation MKRMSTKRMWREAGASYLFLSPTLFVLLLFIIGPILFAIFLAFHKVQLLGTTSFEFVGLDNFKRMADDTRAKIALWNTLKYVVIVVPCQTILALVLAATLNAGLKGQKFFRIVYFLPTLTSSAVLTLIFMWMYNQNGLINHVLKAVGLPTYNWIGDPDVALNAIMIMNIWATAPYFMVIYLAALQDIPDSLYEAAELDGANAWQKFWHITVPYLRPVTSFVVVMGLIGTFQLFDQSYIFSGGSGGPNNSTLTVVLLIYQYAFKTLGTMGYAAALAFALAILIFIVTLLQRKLSKEESLY, via the coding sequence ATGAAAAGAATGTCAACGAAGCGAATGTGGCGCGAAGCGGGGGCAAGCTACTTGTTTTTGTCTCCTACTTTATTTGTGCTGCTTCTTTTTATTATCGGCCCGATTTTGTTTGCGATTTTTCTGGCCTTTCACAAAGTGCAATTGTTGGGTACGACTTCGTTTGAGTTCGTCGGGTTGGACAATTTCAAGCGCATGGCCGATGATACTCGGGCCAAAATCGCGTTATGGAACACGCTGAAATATGTCGTCATTGTCGTTCCATGCCAGACCATTTTAGCGCTTGTATTAGCGGCGACATTAAATGCAGGGCTCAAGGGACAAAAGTTTTTCCGCATTGTGTACTTTTTGCCGACGTTGACGTCCTCGGCCGTGCTGACGCTCATTTTCATGTGGATGTACAACCAAAATGGACTTATCAATCACGTATTGAAAGCGGTTGGTTTGCCGACATATAACTGGATCGGCGATCCCGATGTAGCATTGAATGCCATTATGATCATGAACATTTGGGCGACAGCCCCATACTTTATGGTCATTTATTTGGCGGCGTTGCAAGATATTCCTGATTCCTTGTATGAAGCAGCCGAGCTGGACGGCGCGAACGCTTGGCAAAAGTTTTGGCATATTACTGTTCCCTATTTGCGGCCGGTGACTTCATTTGTCGTGGTCATGGGGCTGATTGGGACATTCCAGCTGTTTGACCAATCGTATATTTTCTCGGGCGGTTCCGGCGGTCCGAACAACTCGACGTTGACGGTTGTGCTTTTGATTTACCAATATGCATTTAAAACATTAGGGACAATGGGATATGCCGCTGCGCTCGCGTTTGCGTTAGCGATTTTGATTTTCATCGTGACATTGTTGCAACGGAAGTTGTCAAAAGAAGAGTCTCTTTATTAA
- a CDS encoding carbohydrate ABC transporter permease, translating into MKKKMGIGKLLLYAVLITYAVITMIPFLWALSSSFKTLEEIVSGTMSFIPKKFTLDNYKQIFVEQELFPRWLLNSVVVAGTVTVLNLLFNSMAGYALARLQFPGRKPLFLIILAVLMIPAQVTMIPNYLILKQLGWLNSYQGMIVPTMVNATFIFMMRQFFINFPKELEEAAELDGLGRLGIFFRIVLPLARPALAAQAIFVFMGSWNDFMRPLIILSDPQLFTLPLGLNSFKGQYISYWNYIMAASMVFTMPVLVIYAFFNRYFIKGISFTGGK; encoded by the coding sequence ATGAAAAAGAAAATGGGCATTGGAAAGCTGTTGCTGTATGCGGTCTTGATCACATATGCCGTGATTACGATGATTCCGTTTTTATGGGCGCTGTCTTCGTCGTTTAAGACGCTTGAAGAAATTGTGAGCGGAACCATGTCCTTTATTCCGAAAAAGTTTACGCTTGATAATTATAAGCAGATTTTTGTCGAACAGGAGCTATTTCCACGCTGGCTGCTAAACAGCGTTGTGGTTGCGGGAACTGTGACGGTGCTGAATTTATTGTTCAACTCTATGGCTGGCTACGCGTTGGCCCGACTGCAATTTCCCGGCAGAAAACCGCTGTTTCTGATCATTTTGGCTGTCTTGATGATTCCAGCCCAAGTGACGATGATTCCGAACTATTTGATTTTGAAACAGCTCGGTTGGTTGAACTCGTATCAAGGAATGATCGTGCCGACGATGGTGAACGCTACGTTTATTTTCATGATGAGGCAATTTTTCATTAACTTTCCAAAAGAGTTGGAAGAGGCGGCAGAACTTGATGGACTCGGGCGGCTCGGGATCTTTTTCCGGATTGTTCTTCCGCTCGCTCGTCCGGCGTTGGCGGCTCAAGCCATTTTCGTCTTCATGGGTTCGTGGAACGATTTCATGCGCCCGCTCATTATTTTGTCCGATCCGCAGCTGTTTACGCTGCCGCTTGGGCTTAACAGCTTCAAAGGGCAATATATTAGCTACTGGAACTACATTATGGCTGCATCAATGGTATTTACCATGCCTGTATTGGTTATTTACGCCTTTTTCAATCGCTATTTTATTAAAGGGATTTCATTCACAGGTGGAAAATAA